The following nucleotide sequence is from uncultured Draconibacterium sp..
ACTGCCGATGGGAACAGAGAATCGTGGTTAAAAGCCCGCGATGGATTTAGCGAAACCTGTTTCCCCTTTTTGGGGACATAAACATGCAGCGGATCGAGAAAGGAAACGCCCACTCCGAGATTATTGGCAATTCCGCGGCCCACAACGGCGTAATCAATGCCGTCTTTTTTGAGGTAATATTCACCCTCAATCAACAGCTTGTCGATATTGGTATAATCCGGATAATTATCAGGAACACCTTTAATTGTGGCTACAAACTGTCGTTTTCCATAGCGTAACAAGGCTACCTCTTCAACAATTTCTGCATACGAAACCACACCGGGTAAAGCTTTTATTTGCTCAATATCAATAGTATTGGGATCGAACATTTTTCCTTCAACCGACGATATTTTAATGTCCGGATCGAAGTCGCTGTAAAACACTCCAATCAGATCAGTAAAACCGTTTAATACCGAAACGATGATGATTATAGCCATGGTGCCTACCACAATTCCGGCCATCGAAATCCATGATATTATGTTAATAATGTTCTGTTTCTTTTTTGAGAACAGGTATCGTTTTGCTATGAAAAATGATAAGTTCAAACGCTGGTGTTTTGTTTGAAAACGAAAAGTTTCGGAAACTATTTCTTCAGCAGGTTATCAATGTTGTCGATATAATCGAGGCTGTCGTCAATGTAAAATTCCAAATCAGGAATTACACGCAGACTTTTTCCTGTTTTTCGGCCTAGTTCTCCACGCAGTTGTTTGCCCGAAAGTTTAATTTCTTCCAATATTTCGTTGGCAAATTCCGAGGGAAAAATGCTGAGGTGAATTCGCGCAATAGAAAGATCTTTTGTAATGCGCACTCCGGTAACGCTAAGCAATTTGCCCGGGAAACGTTCTTTGTTTATTTTTAAAAGGATTTCGGCCATTTCGCGTTGAATAAGCCTCGATATTTTATTCTGTCTTGTGCTGTATTGTTCCATTGTTACTGATTATAAGCCACAAAATTACGCAAAAACCTTGGATTAGTAGCAGAAATCAGTTAAACAGCGATTTTTTAAAAGCATTCCGGAGGCTTTCGTTGGGTTTAATGATGTTGTAGTTTTCCCAGAAATCCTGGTCGTAAGCACCCAGTAATTCCACAAAAATATCGTTTCGGTTAAAGCGTTCGTCTTTATTAAAACGCTTTAATTCGGTGGGTTGAATATTGGTGATCAAGAGATCGGAAACACTGTGAAACTCGGAGTTTATACGATCTCTTTTGCTTCGAACTTTAAATTTAACCGATGCTTTTGCCGATGCCAGATGCCATTTTCCCTGGTATTGGCGGTAATTTACCTGGTATTGTACATAAGTTGGCCGCGCTTTTACTTTTCTCGGTTTCTTTTTAATCATAATCTCTTTAGCCTTATTTAGTCCCGCTTTATTTAAACGGTAATTGGCATGCACCAATGCAAATGTTTCACGATGAACATACATTTCGCCTTCAAAGGGCGGGTAAAATTCGTCGGATTGAGCTTGAAATTTTACCACATAAACCGGTTGGTTTTCATACCATACAACATCACTGATCTGATATGCATACACATGTTCGTATTCGGGATCAATAAAAGTTTCAACGGTTTTTACAGCATCCAGTTCGGTAATGGTAAAAGGGCCACCCATAAGTTTAAAATTGAGCCACTTAAATGGTTGTACATCACGGCTTCTTCGTCCTTTTAGTAAGCGCACCAAATCTCCGCGGGAGGTGCCAAT
It contains:
- the rbfA gene encoding 30S ribosome-binding factor RbfA, yielding MEQYSTRQNKISRLIQREMAEILLKINKERFPGKLLSVTGVRITKDLSIARIHLSIFPSEFANEILEEIKLSGKQLRGELGRKTGKSLRVIPDLEFYIDDSLDYIDNIDNLLKK